ACACCTGGTAGGGCGCAGCTGGGACAAGCCATTACTCGCCCCCCGTAGTTAATTCGGTATTTTGACTACCCACACGACACCGACCGTCTTCACGGAGACACATACGCTCACGGAAACGTGCCAGATCTGCGGTATATATACCGTTGTTGTCAGGCAACTCTTTTAACACCTGATAAAGCGTTTCCAGAAACTGAATCCCTTGCACCAACCGGTGATATACCCAACGCCCTTCCTTCTCCGACGTTAACAGCCCGGCCTGTCGGATGATTTTCAGGTGTTTGGAAAGTTTGTATTGCGGCTC
The Sulfurirhabdus autotrophica genome window above contains:
- a CDS encoding ArsR/SmtB family transcription factor; translation: MHLINIQPQEVFQSLADQTRVRIMRLLAVTGEETCLCELVDSLLEPQYKLSKHLKIIRQAGLLTSEKEGRWVYHRLVQGIQFLETLYQVLKELPDNNGIYTADLARFRERMCLREDGRCRVGSQNTELTTGGE